One genomic window of Methanosarcina acetivorans C2A includes the following:
- a CDS encoding DUF1269 domain-containing protein, with protein MNIATLTVLKFDTPGGAEHALEVVENLSKQELITLQDAAIVSWPMGKKKPKTKQLTSMTGVGALSGAFWGMLFGLIFLVPIFGMVVGAAIGALSASFADVGISDDFIKSVRSKVTEGTSALFLLTSDAVQDKVFEAARGMKFELIASNLSKEEEDKLREVFAEEEAAVPSQ; from the coding sequence ATGAATATAGCAACTCTAACCGTTTTAAAATTTGACACCCCTGGCGGTGCAGAACATGCACTTGAAGTAGTAGAGAATTTGAGCAAACAGGAACTGATCACCCTGCAGGACGCAGCAATCGTTTCCTGGCCTATGGGCAAAAAGAAGCCAAAAACGAAGCAGTTAACCAGCATGACCGGAGTAGGCGCACTTAGCGGCGCATTCTGGGGCATGCTGTTCGGCCTGATCTTCCTGGTTCCGATCTTCGGAATGGTCGTCGGGGCAGCTATCGGTGCTCTTTCCGCTTCCTTTGCCGACGTGGGGATCAGTGATGATTTCATCAAGTCTGTCCGCAGTAAAGTGACCGAAGGCACCTCTGCTCTCTTTCTACTTACCAGCGATGCCGTGCAGGATAAGGTATTCGAAGCTGCCAGGGGAATGAAGTTCGAACTCATTGCTTCCAACCTGTCAAAGGAAGAAGAAGACAAACTGCGCGAAGTATTCGCCGAAGAAGAAGCAGCTGTTCCATCACAATGA
- a CDS encoding arylsulfatase: protein MPLKEYKPGTAFPGVIGRTADQSESAWPEPRRAKEGAPNVLFIVLDDTGFGQLGCYGSPINTPNLDSLAEGGLVYNNMHTTALCSPTRTCILTGRNHHSNNMACITEGSTGYPGYNGYIPFENGFLAEMLLEHGYNTYAVGKWHLTPADQISSAGPYDRWPLGRGFERYYGFLGGETHQYYPELVYDNHPVSPPKTPEEGYTLNEDLADRAIQFIADAKQVAPNKPFFMYFCPGAMHAPHHVPKEWADKYKGKFDEGWEAYQEKTFARQKELGIVPKDAKISRHDPDVKPWGECLPEEQKLYARMMEVFAGFLEHTDYHIGRLLQFLKDMGEFENTLIMVISDNGASSEGGPTGSVNENLFFNNVPESLEENLPLLDKLGGPETFNHYAWGWTWAGDTPFRRWKRETYRGGVSDPFIVQWPGGIRARGEVRTQYAHAIDMVPTVLECLGIEPPTVIKGVTQSPIEGVSFAHTLGNANAPSRHHTQYFEMMGHRSLYHDGWRAVCPWPGPSFAEAGKPFGEPISAEKLTELDATGWELYNVQKDWTENENVAAENRPKLIEMIATWYAEAGKYNVLPIDARGVLRLADERPQIAVDRTRYTYYPGTQAIPANAAVNVLNRPHSITADVEIPAGGVEGVLLAHGGIDAGYSFYMKGGKLHWVHNYVARALYHVESGEKVPEGRHQLRFEFEVTGEPDVASGKGAPGRAQLYIDGNLVGQAEVPVTTPLMLGLTSGVTCGSAPGAPVTPDYRPPFEFTGKIYSVTVDVSGKLIEDKEVGMRMVMARQ from the coding sequence ATGCCATTAAAGGAATACAAACCCGGAACCGCCTTCCCCGGGGTCATAGGTAGGACGGCAGACCAGTCCGAATCAGCCTGGCCGGAACCTCGCCGGGCTAAAGAAGGCGCCCCAAATGTCCTGTTTATCGTGCTGGACGACACCGGCTTCGGGCAACTCGGCTGTTACGGTTCACCCATTAATACGCCCAATCTGGACAGCCTGGCAGAAGGAGGGCTTGTTTACAACAATATGCACACAACGGCTCTGTGTTCTCCCACCCGTACCTGTATCCTGACAGGGCGAAACCATCATTCGAACAACATGGCCTGCATCACCGAGGGTTCAACAGGCTATCCCGGCTACAACGGGTACATACCTTTTGAAAACGGTTTTCTGGCGGAGATGCTTCTGGAACATGGTTACAATACCTATGCTGTCGGCAAGTGGCATCTGACGCCGGCAGACCAGATCTCATCAGCAGGGCCCTATGACCGCTGGCCTTTAGGAAGAGGGTTTGAGCGCTATTACGGCTTTTTAGGAGGCGAAACCCACCAGTATTATCCTGAGCTGGTTTACGACAACCATCCCGTAAGCCCTCCCAAAACTCCCGAGGAAGGCTACACCCTGAACGAAGACCTGGCAGACAGGGCTATCCAGTTCATTGCCGACGCCAAACAGGTAGCTCCCAACAAGCCTTTTTTCATGTACTTCTGCCCCGGAGCCATGCATGCTCCTCACCACGTGCCAAAAGAATGGGCGGACAAGTACAAAGGAAAGTTCGACGAAGGCTGGGAGGCTTACCAGGAAAAAACATTTGCCCGGCAAAAAGAGCTGGGGATCGTCCCTAAAGACGCAAAAATCTCCCGCCACGACCCGGATGTCAAGCCCTGGGGAGAATGTTTGCCTGAAGAGCAGAAGCTCTATGCCCGCATGATGGAAGTTTTTGCCGGTTTCCTTGAGCATACCGATTACCATATTGGAAGACTCCTGCAGTTCCTGAAAGACATGGGAGAATTTGAAAACACCCTGATCATGGTGATTTCCGACAACGGTGCAAGTTCCGAAGGCGGGCCCACAGGCTCGGTCAACGAAAATTTATTTTTCAACAACGTGCCCGAATCACTCGAAGAGAACCTTCCCCTGCTTGATAAACTTGGAGGCCCGGAGACCTTCAACCATTATGCCTGGGGCTGGACCTGGGCAGGAGACACTCCCTTCCGCCGCTGGAAACGAGAAACGTACCGTGGAGGCGTCAGTGATCCCTTTATTGTTCAATGGCCCGGGGGGATCAGGGCCAGAGGCGAGGTCCGCACCCAGTACGCCCATGCTATCGATATGGTCCCTACGGTTCTGGAATGCCTGGGAATCGAGCCTCCGACGGTTATTAAAGGTGTAACACAGTCGCCCATTGAGGGTGTAAGTTTTGCACACACCCTGGGAAATGCAAATGCCCCTTCCAGACACCACACCCAGTATTTCGAGATGATGGGGCACCGTTCCCTCTATCACGACGGCTGGCGTGCAGTGTGTCCCTGGCCGGGCCCCTCGTTCGCTGAAGCAGGAAAGCCCTTCGGAGAACCTATTTCGGCAGAGAAGTTAACCGAGCTGGATGCAACAGGCTGGGAACTCTACAATGTTCAGAAGGATTGGACAGAGAACGAGAATGTGGCTGCAGAAAACCGGCCGAAGTTGATAGAGATGATTGCTACCTGGTATGCAGAGGCAGGGAAATATAATGTGTTGCCTATCGATGCCCGGGGAGTGTTGCGCCTTGCTGATGAGCGGCCGCAGATAGCAGTGGATCGAACGCGTTACACTTATTATCCCGGAACCCAGGCGATTCCAGCAAATGCGGCAGTTAATGTGCTCAACCGCCCGCATAGCATCACAGCCGATGTGGAGATCCCTGCCGGAGGCGTTGAAGGGGTTCTGCTTGCCCATGGGGGTATTGACGCCGGCTATTCGTTCTATATGAAAGGCGGAAAGCTGCACTGGGTACACAACTACGTAGCAAGGGCTCTTTATCATGTCGAATCCGGTGAAAAGGTGCCTGAGGGTCGGCATCAACTCCGTTTCGAGTTCGAGGTGACCGGGGAGCCGGACGTTGCCAGCGGAAAAGGCGCACCTGGAAGGGCTCAACTCTATATAGACGGGAACCTGGTAGGGCAGGCTGAGGTTCCGGTAACGACTCCGCTTATGCTTGGACTAACGAGCGGGGTTACCTGCGGCTCGGCTCCCGGGGCTCCGGTCACACCCGACTACCGGCCTCCCTTTGAGTTTACAGGCAAAATCTACAGCGTGACCGTGGATGTGAGCGGCAAACTGATCGAGGATAAGGAAGTTGGGATGCGGATGGTCATGGCCCGGCAATAA
- a CDS encoding mechanosensitive ion channel family protein, translated as MLFEHFGITGTALTASLTVPDIGGIVIGFAAQAALADIITGIVLLIDRPFRIGDRIRIEKLDTRGDVIEIGWRSTHILTRDNRLVVIPNSIIGVDLVTNYSIPCRMFRVEIDVAVSYGPDIEYVRNLIIEAMKQESWIMH; from the coding sequence GTGCTTTTTGAACATTTCGGAATCACAGGAACCGCATTAACTGCGTCTCTTACTGTCCCGGATATCGGAGGAATTGTAATTGGTTTTGCAGCCCAGGCGGCGCTTGCGGATATAATTACGGGGATCGTGCTACTAATCGACCGTCCCTTCAGGATCGGAGACCGTATTCGTATAGAAAAACTCGATACCCGGGGAGATGTTATAGAAATCGGATGGCGGTCGACTCACATCCTTACCAGGGATAACCGGCTGGTAGTAATCCCAAACTCCATTATCGGGGTGGATCTTGTCACGAATTATTCCATACCCTGCAGGATGTTCCGTGTTGAGATCGATGTAGCAGTATCCTATGGCCCGGATATCGAGTATGTACGAAACCTGATTATTGAGGCTATGAAGCAGGAAAGCTGGATCATGCACTAA
- a CDS encoding bile acid:sodium symporter family protein produces MVETTSFLNFLETVGVLGTLIFVLTSMLGMGFSLTVQQILAPLSNRKLVILSLAANFILVPLLALGVLLIFPLSEGLSIGLFLLGTSAGAPFLPKLAQVAKGDTAFAVGLMVLLMVVTIFYVPIVLPLFLSGVTISPWDIAKSLILLMLLPLVLALFIRARHEEIASGLLPLMTQATNLSLLVLFVAFFVVYLSDLISVIGSTAVLAAAVFLLISFIIGYFLGGSAGPVKRVLALGTAQRNLSAALAISALNFTDPDVMVMIMVVALAGLILLMFIGGELGKRAEKLA; encoded by the coding sequence TGCTTGGGATGGGTTTTTCCCTGACAGTGCAGCAGATTCTGGCTCCTCTGAGCAACAGGAAGCTGGTAATCCTTTCACTGGCAGCCAATTTCATACTGGTCCCCTTGCTAGCTCTCGGGGTATTGCTAATCTTTCCTCTTTCCGAAGGGCTTTCAATCGGCTTATTCCTGCTCGGTACTTCCGCAGGGGCCCCGTTCCTGCCGAAGCTCGCACAGGTGGCAAAAGGGGACACTGCTTTTGCAGTAGGGCTTATGGTACTCCTGATGGTGGTAACCATTTTTTACGTCCCGATAGTCCTTCCGCTTTTTCTCTCGGGGGTTACAATAAGCCCCTGGGACATAGCAAAGTCCCTCATTCTGCTGATGCTCCTTCCCCTTGTTCTTGCCCTGTTCATCCGGGCAAGGCACGAGGAAATTGCCAGCGGGCTTCTGCCCCTGATGACCCAGGCTACTAACCTTTCCCTGCTTGTCCTTTTTGTGGCTTTCTTTGTAGTCTACCTCTCTGACCTCATAAGCGTTATAGGCAGTACCGCGGTCCTTGCGGCAGCAGTTTTCCTGCTTATTTCATTTATTATCGGCTATTTCCTCGGAGGGTCTGCCGGACCTGTAAAAAGAGTGCTTGCTTTAGGGACTGCCCAGCGCAACCTTTCGGCAGCTCTGGCAATTTCCGCACTTAATTTCACAGACCCTGACGTGATGGTCATGATCATGGTAGTGGCACTGGCAGGTCTCATCCTGCTTATGTTTATAGGGGGAGAGCTGGGAAAGAGGGCTGAAAAGCTGGCATAA
- a CDS encoding AI-2E family transporter has product MKAISSILIPIFFSFFAFLIFSPLVRWLMKKGVPGKVSVFLVILLFIFVFFGTAVLFANSLIQLSNMIPSYDTQLQSILGTVSTHFPVSGDTLTSVLRSIATFAFRVSGNIVTGALNAGSTVVLIFIVTTFLLLDSAGAPVKVQKEVEDQPVYLSRFTELSKTVINFMLLRTETNLIGGIGVAILFLIGGIDFAVLWGLLFFLFGYIPYLGFYLATIPPMLLGLFKYGPVGALGVLVGVTIINALIENVLFPSIAGRGLKLSTTIVFLSLIYWSYVLGAAGALIAVPLTIVVKIVLESSEDTRLMAKLMESRGTRDQVEEDEGKNGA; this is encoded by the coding sequence ATGAAGGCAATTTCAAGTATACTGATACCTATTTTTTTCTCTTTTTTTGCTTTTCTAATCTTTTCTCCCCTTGTTCGCTGGCTCATGAAGAAAGGGGTTCCGGGAAAGGTTAGCGTTTTTCTGGTGATCCTTCTTTTTATTTTTGTTTTCTTTGGAACCGCAGTTCTATTTGCAAACTCTTTAATCCAGTTAAGCAACATGATTCCAAGCTATGATACTCAGTTGCAGAGTATTCTGGGCACTGTTTCAACACATTTTCCTGTATCTGGAGATACATTGACATCAGTCCTGCGCAGCATCGCAACATTTGCTTTCCGTGTAAGTGGGAATATTGTTACTGGAGCCTTAAATGCCGGATCAACAGTTGTGCTCATTTTTATCGTGACAACGTTTTTACTTCTTGATTCTGCTGGTGCGCCGGTAAAGGTGCAAAAAGAAGTTGAAGATCAACCAGTCTATCTTTCGAGGTTTACCGAATTAAGCAAAACCGTCATAAATTTCATGCTTCTGAGGACTGAAACCAATTTGATTGGGGGTATTGGAGTTGCCATACTTTTCCTTATAGGAGGCATAGATTTTGCTGTTCTATGGGGTCTCCTGTTCTTCCTTTTCGGCTATATTCCCTACCTGGGTTTTTATCTGGCAACTATTCCGCCCATGCTACTTGGTCTGTTCAAATATGGGCCTGTAGGAGCGCTTGGAGTCCTGGTTGGTGTCACGATTATCAACGCACTCATAGAAAATGTCCTTTTCCCATCTATTGCAGGAAGAGGCCTTAAATTATCTACAACAATTGTGTTTCTTTCTCTGATCTACTGGTCTTATGTGCTTGGGGCAGCAGGTGCACTGATTGCAGTCCCCCTTACAATAGTTGTAAAGATCGTTCTGGAAAGTTCCGAGGATACACGCTTGATGGCTAAACTGATGGAATCAAGAGGAACAAGAGATCAGGTAGAGGAAGACGAAGGCAAAAATGGAGCCTGA
- a CDS encoding DUF1269 domain-containing protein, whose translation MGKEEKSKVYNIVALCFEGQKKAEEILKEAKSEGILDNYEIVAQAVVEHDEKGKVHIHEPGRGVFGAAIGAVGGGILALIGGPAGVLAWVVGGAVIGGVAGKYLGRPIKKGNLEELGNALKPDSSALLLLLENIYSEEVINSMSSYNANVVTLTVGDELSGEIEAFAAGEVEKPPAQ comes from the coding sequence ATGGGAAAAGAAGAAAAATCAAAAGTCTATAACATTGTGGCGCTTTGCTTTGAAGGACAGAAAAAAGCAGAGGAAATCCTCAAGGAAGCAAAATCTGAAGGCATACTGGACAACTATGAAATTGTTGCCCAGGCAGTAGTCGAACATGACGAAAAGGGAAAAGTACACATCCATGAACCGGGAAGGGGAGTTTTCGGTGCGGCAATAGGAGCGGTTGGCGGCGGAATTCTGGCTCTCATAGGGGGTCCCGCAGGCGTGCTGGCCTGGGTTGTAGGCGGAGCTGTGATAGGTGGCGTTGCCGGGAAATACCTCGGACGCCCAATCAAGAAAGGTAACTTGGAAGAACTCGGGAATGCCCTGAAACCCGACAGCTCGGCTCTCCTGCTCTTGCTCGAAAATATCTACAGCGAAGAGGTCATCAATAGCATGAGCAGTTACAATGCCAATGTGGTGACGCTAACTGTGGGAGACGAGCTTTCAGGGGAGATTGAAGCCTTTGCTGCCGGAGAAGTTGAAAAGCCTCCTGCACAGTGA
- a CDS encoding AI-2E family transporter, giving the protein MLAASTVLSVIATVSSITVPLLVAVVIGIVFRPLVDILEQRRVPRNIGTVLTMLFIFLGVAALFVILIKGFIDQGAEIVLQLEAGWASLQAWLLQFQVKEETLNSISAAVSNSLPALGQGIIGLFSSTFSSAIALLIGIYFSVFILFFILRDGPEIEVWLARQFNLKPGTGAAIVADISRSIRLYFRGTAITAAITAIVVVIPLIILKVPLIGSILILYFFTSFIPYIGAFIGGAFAVIIAFGSGGPETALIIAVAVTISNGALQNAINTWALGTTLKIHPLVVFLVTIASGVVGGFLAMILAVPLTAVVVQTVHRLREEGVFAEE; this is encoded by the coding sequence ATGCTCGCCGCCAGTACCGTCCTCAGCGTCATTGCGACAGTGAGCAGTATCACCGTCCCGCTGCTCGTTGCCGTGGTTATCGGCATCGTCTTTCGGCCGCTAGTGGACATACTGGAGCAGCGGCGTGTTCCCCGTAATATCGGCACGGTACTGACCATGCTGTTTATATTTCTGGGTGTTGCCGCCCTGTTCGTTATCCTGATAAAAGGTTTCATTGACCAGGGAGCCGAAATTGTCCTCCAGCTCGAAGCCGGATGGGCAAGCCTGCAGGCCTGGTTGCTGCAGTTCCAGGTCAAAGAGGAAACTCTTAATTCCATCAGCGCCGCAGTCTCGAATTCCCTGCCTGCACTGGGCCAGGGCATTATCGGGCTCTTCAGCAGCACATTTTCGAGTGCTATAGCGCTCCTGATAGGGATCTATTTCAGCGTTTTCATCCTCTTTTTCATCCTGCGGGACGGGCCCGAAATAGAGGTCTGGCTGGCACGGCAGTTCAACTTAAAACCCGGGACCGGTGCGGCCATCGTTGCCGACATCAGCCGTTCCATACGCCTCTATTTCCGGGGAACTGCGATCACTGCAGCGATCACGGCTATCGTGGTGGTCATTCCCCTGATTATCCTCAAGGTACCTCTTATAGGCTCGATTCTCATCCTGTACTTTTTTACTTCATTCATCCCCTACATAGGCGCCTTCATTGGCGGGGCTTTTGCCGTGATTATCGCCTTTGGTTCCGGGGGGCCGGAAACCGCACTGATTATTGCAGTGGCTGTGACCATATCCAACGGAGCGCTTCAGAACGCCATAAATACCTGGGCTCTGGGAACAACCCTCAAAATTCACCCGCTGGTTGTGTTCCTGGTTACGATCGCATCCGGTGTTGTCGGCGGATTCCTGGCCATGATACTGGCAGTGCCGCTGACTGCGGTCGTGGTGCAGACGGTGCACCGCTTACGCGAGGAAGGAGTTTTCGCGGAGGAGTAA
- a CDS encoding DUF1269 domain-containing protein, which yields MAEVMYGPMQLLVIVFDNPDFHGQIRRELGSIMEKGIIRLIDLLFVWKDENGSIRYMEASQLDEKERMRFGAVVGGLLGFGAGGVEGAKIGMEEGALAAAQENYGITEEDILEVTDAIPEGTAAAVLIIEHLWAKQLKQAIKDAGGVLVSQGMLTPELLALVGQELAEAVTFAEEEQKSHEAAAAV from the coding sequence ATGGCAGAAGTAATGTATGGACCTATGCAGCTCTTAGTTATCGTGTTCGATAATCCGGACTTCCACGGCCAGATCCGGCGGGAACTTGGGTCAATCATGGAAAAAGGAATTATCAGGCTTATTGACCTGCTGTTCGTATGGAAAGACGAAAATGGAAGCATCAGGTATATGGAAGCTTCTCAGCTGGACGAAAAAGAGAGAATGCGTTTCGGAGCCGTAGTAGGCGGACTCCTGGGCTTTGGGGCCGGAGGTGTGGAGGGAGCAAAGATAGGCATGGAAGAAGGAGCTCTGGCAGCAGCCCAGGAAAACTACGGAATTACCGAAGAAGATATTCTGGAAGTAACCGATGCAATCCCGGAAGGCACCGCCGCTGCTGTCCTTATAATTGAACACCTCTGGGCAAAACAGCTAAAACAGGCGATCAAAGATGCGGGTGGAGTACTTGTTTCCCAGGGCATGCTCACTCCCGAGCTGCTGGCTTTGGTAGGACAGGAACTGGCAGAAGCCGTTACTTTCGCTGAAGAAGAACAAAAATCTCACGAAGCAGCTGCTGCAGTCTGA
- a CDS encoding transposase has translation MGKGNIAIDKSMIKTIVDGKIIIPLPKVLVENRYYPMFSIFSPTQCDSCGSKLHVNSHHTRFIISRYGTISLNVTYWLCPTCKKHYHDRVIGVQGSANYSSEYYDTQINVRYDGRCSLHNSRRIGETYTEGVINVCGRAPCPTSLWLYEQKLAKLSKQELLNQGVSFEETLYVDGNWIKNGWKKKLEEFIGTKLTKKEWKKMRYKSVYVVATKEKVILDFEVTERLPTIEALMPLFIRIKNRFPEDKIKKIVSDEDKAIIGAVKMVFPEVTHSFCVFHQLKNVSKRYYEEFSSVEEIPDNDKITYNEISQLILSDTVISAVAHIQKIREFNSDLELSEASHKAISYAEEIFSKNVSFLKKGFTPETDNTMEQIFSLICDIVDKVRSFKTDNGLTNFCYNLFTFFNKRCFSTGKWKGFSPLMRARFQYG, from the coding sequence ATGGGAAAAGGAAACATTGCAATAGATAAATCAATGATAAAAACGATAGTTGACGGCAAAATAATAATTCCTTTGCCAAAAGTTTTGGTTGAAAATCGATACTATCCTATGTTCTCTATATTCTCCCCTACTCAGTGTGATAGTTGTGGAAGTAAATTACATGTTAACTCTCATCACACTCGTTTTATTATATCACGTTACGGCACTATATCTCTCAATGTTACATACTGGCTTTGTCCCACTTGTAAGAAACATTATCATGATCGGGTTATTGGTGTTCAGGGTTCTGCAAATTACAGTTCTGAATATTATGATACACAAATAAATGTCAGATACGATGGACGATGCAGTCTGCACAATTCTCGGCGAATTGGGGAAACATATACAGAAGGAGTAATAAATGTCTGTGGAAGAGCTCCTTGTCCCACTTCATTGTGGTTATATGAACAGAAACTAGCAAAACTTTCAAAGCAAGAACTTTTGAACCAAGGAGTTAGCTTTGAAGAAACATTGTATGTTGATGGGAATTGGATCAAGAATGGATGGAAAAAAAAGCTTGAAGAATTTATTGGAACGAAACTCACAAAGAAAGAATGGAAAAAAATGCGATATAAATCTGTTTACGTTGTTGCTACCAAAGAGAAGGTCATTTTAGATTTTGAAGTAACTGAGAGGTTACCAACAATTGAGGCTCTGATGCCTCTTTTTATACGAATAAAGAACCGATTTCCTGAAGATAAAATCAAAAAGATTGTTTCTGATGAGGATAAAGCGATCATTGGAGCCGTAAAAATGGTCTTTCCTGAAGTGACTCATTCTTTTTGTGTGTTTCATCAATTAAAAAACGTTAGTAAGAGGTATTATGAGGAATTCAGTTCTGTTGAAGAGATTCCAGATAACGATAAGATTACCTACAATGAGATATCTCAATTGATACTTTCTGATACGGTTATCAGTGCTGTTGCGCATATTCAGAAGATACGAGAATTTAACTCTGATCTTGAACTTTCTGAAGCGTCTCATAAAGCGATTTCTTATGCCGAAGAGATTTTCAGCAAGAATGTGAGCTTCTTGAAAAAAGGTTTTACACCTGAGACAGATAATACAATGGAACAAATATTTTCTTTGATATGTGATATAGTAGACAAAGTAAGGTCATTCAAAACCGATAATGGACTAACTAATTTTTGTTACAATCTATTTACTTTTTTCAACAAACGGTGTTTCAGCACTGGAAAATGGAAAGGTTTCTCACCTTTAATGAGAGCAAGATTCCAATATGGATAA
- a CDS encoding DUF1269 domain-containing protein, with protein MVEVMYGPMQMLVIAFEDPKFHGQIRRELESVMEKGIIRLIDLLFVWKDNDGNVTSLEATQLDEKERMRFGAVVGGLLGFGAGGVEGAKIGMEEGALAAAQENYGITEEDILEVTDAIPEGTAAAILIIEHLWAKQLKQSLQDSRGVLVSQGMLTPELLMLVGDELAEAVTFAEEEQKSHEAAAAV; from the coding sequence GTGGTTGAAGTAATGTATGGACCTATGCAGATGTTAGTTATTGCATTCGAAGACCCGAAATTTCACGGCCAGATACGCCGCGAACTTGAGTCAGTCATGGAAAAAGGGATTATCCGGCTCATTGACCTGCTGTTCGTATGGAAAGACAATGACGGAAATGTTACCTCGTTGGAGGCAACACAGCTGGACGAAAAAGAGAGAATGCGTTTCGGAGCCGTAGTAGGCGGACTCCTGGGCTTTGGGGCCGGAGGTGTGGAGGGAGCAAAGATAGGCATGGAAGAAGGAGCTCTGGCAGCAGCCCAGGAAAACTACGGAATTACCGAAGAAGATATTCTGGAAGTAACCGATGCAATCCCGGAAGGCACCGCCGCTGCTATCCTCATCATCGAACACCTCTGGGCAAAACAACTAAAACAGTCGCTTCAGGATTCAAGAGGGGTACTTGTCTCTCAGGGAATGCTCACCCCAGAACTGCTGATGTTAGTTGGAGATGAGCTGGCAGAAGCCGTTACCTTCGCTGAAGAAGAACAAAAATCTCACGAAGCAGCTGCTGCAGTCTGA
- a CDS encoding cation:proton antiporter codes for MLRQREGLQNCLLLIGLPLTIGAGAATAAFLFPDLILAEAALLGAILAPTDAGLGQLIVNNPKVPVRIRQGLNIESGLNDGGAIPFFIFFLVLANGEELNKPIGTIFSLAIEHIGFGALVGIFLGLLGEWLSRRAVKASWTSGLYHRIGFLTLAVISWLVADTVGGSGFVAAFLAGMVSEAMGRKVEKEEIIFTEAEGNILSLAVFFIFGVAAATRLPDIGFPEVVYAVLSLTVILIVPVAIYLIGTKLHRETVLFLGWFGPRGLASVVLLLIAMEEAKGIPGLETINLAVRVFLIFSGFSSISRQPQNFIPI; via the coding sequence GTGCTGCGCCAGAGGGAAGGACTGCAAAACTGCCTCCTCCTCATTGGACTGCCGCTTACCATCGGTGCAGGGGCTGCCACTGCTGCATTTCTTTTCCCGGATCTGATCCTTGCCGAAGCTGCGCTTCTCGGCGCCATCCTTGCCCCGACCGATGCCGGGCTGGGCCAGCTGATAGTAAACAACCCCAAAGTGCCTGTCCGGATCCGGCAGGGCCTGAACATCGAAAGCGGGCTCAATGACGGAGGTGCAATCCCGTTCTTCATCTTCTTCCTTGTGCTGGCTAACGGAGAGGAACTTAACAAGCCGATAGGTACCATTTTCTCCCTGGCAATCGAACATATAGGGTTTGGAGCCCTGGTGGGAATCTTCCTGGGCCTGTTAGGGGAATGGCTTTCAAGAAGAGCCGTAAAGGCCAGCTGGACGTCCGGACTTTACCACAGAATAGGATTTCTGACCCTTGCCGTCATCTCCTGGCTTGTGGCTGATACGGTGGGAGGAAGCGGATTCGTGGCGGCTTTTTTAGCGGGCATGGTAAGTGAAGCTATGGGCAGAAAGGTCGAGAAAGAAGAGATAATTTTTACGGAAGCCGAAGGGAACATCCTGAGTCTTGCGGTTTTCTTCATTTTCGGAGTCGCAGCAGCCACAAGGCTTCCGGATATCGGCTTTCCCGAAGTAGTTTATGCAGTGCTGAGCCTTACCGTCATCCTAATTGTCCCTGTGGCAATCTACCTGATAGGCACGAAACTGCACCGTGAAACTGTCCTCTTCCTGGGCTGGTTCGGGCCGAGAGGGCTCGCATCAGTCGTCCTTTTACTCATCGCTATGGAAGAGGCAAAAGGAATTCCTGGACTTGAAACGATAAACCTTGCTGTGAGAGTCTTTTTAATTTTTTCTGGTTTTTCTTCAATCTCAAGACAACCACAAAATTTTATCCCAATTTGA